From Primulina huaijiensis isolate GDHJ02 chromosome 15, ASM1229523v2, whole genome shotgun sequence, one genomic window encodes:
- the LOC140960212 gene encoding very-long-chain aldehyde decarbonylase CER3-like, giving the protein MAAPLSSWPWEILGKYKYVLYGLFAGKVMYSRYQEESLKDCWSLHIFVLCMLRVIMYQCWTSYSNMLFLTRNRLIVKKGVDFKQIDKEWHWDNFILLQAMVATLVIYMFPIFEKMPLWNKRGITSAIALHIAISEPLYYTMHKCFHGDYLFNNYHSLHHSSPVPQAYTAAHATFLEHLLLTILIGIPIIGSFLMGCGSLSSIYGYVLIFDLLRCLGHSNVEIIPHQIFEAIPCLKYVVYTPTYHSLHHAEMHTNFCLFMPLFDALGNTLNKKSWETHKRNRVESGKNVRIPDFVFLAHVVDMSSAMHPHFCNRNIAALPYYTRLYLIPFLPLSFLAMLIMWAKSKTFLYSFYELRGRLHQSWVVPRFGFQYFLPFAAKGINQQIEEAILRANRLGVKVISLAALNKNEALNGGGTLFVDKHPDLKVRVVHGNTLTAAVILNEIPEDVTEVFLTGATSKLGRAIALYLCRKGVRVLMLTQSTERFRKIQKEAPADYQKYLVQVTKYQAAQHCKTWIVGKWITAREQRFAPSGTHFHQFVVPPVLQFRRDCSYGDLAAMKLPKDVEGLGSCEYTMERGVVHACHAGGVVHSLEGWTHHEVGALDVDRIEVVWKAALKHGLKPVSSTR; this is encoded by the exons ATGGCTGCACCCCTTTCTTCTTGGCCATGGGAAATCTTGGGTAAATATAAG TATGTGTTGTATGGGCTGTTTGCTGGGAAAGTCATGTATTCAAGATATCAGGAGGAGTCCTTGAAAGATTGTTGGTCCCTTCATATTTTCGTTTTATGTATGCTTAGAGTTATAATGTACCAATGTTGGACATCTTACAGCAATATGCTCTTTCTTACTCGGAATCGTTTGATTGTGAAGAAAGGGGTCGATTTTAAGCAGATTGATAAAGAATGGCATTG GGATAATTTTATCTTACTTCAAGCTATGGTGGCTACTTTGGTTATTTACATGTTTCCAATCTTTGAAAAAATGCCTCTATGGAACAAGAGAGGCATCACTTCAGCCATAGCACTTCACATAGCCATTTCAGAGCCCCTTTATTATACCATGCACAAATGCTTCCATGGAGATTATCTTTTTAATAATTACCATTCTCTCCATCATTCATCTCCTGTGCCTCAAGCTTATACAG CTGCACATGCCACTTTTTTGGAACATCTTCTATTGACTATCTTGATCGGGATACCGATAATCGGTTCATTCTTGATGGGCTGTGGATCTTTAAGCTCTATCTATGGCTATGTCTTGATCTTCGATTTGCTGAGGTGCTTGGGTCACTCAAATGTGGAAATCATtcctcatcaaatttttgaggcTATCCCTTGTCTCAAATACGTCGTCTATACGCCTAC GTACCACAGCCTGCATCACGCAGAGATGCACACCAATTTTTGCCTTTTCATGCCTCTTTTTGATGCATTAGGAAATACTTTGAACAAAAAATCATGGGAGACACACAAGAGAAACCGTGTAGAGTCAG GAAAAAATGTGAGAATTCCTGATTTCGTGTTTCTAGCCCATGTAGTAGACATGTCATCGGCTATGCACCCCCACTTTTGCAACCGAAATATTGCAGCTCTGCCTTACTACACCAGACTCTACTTGATACCCTTCTTGCCATTATCCTTTTTGGCTATGCTGATCATGTGGGCTAAGTCCAAGACGTTTTTGTACTCATTCTACGAGCTTAGGGGTCGGTTGCACCAATCATGGGTTGTTCCCAGATTTGGTTTTCAG TATTTCTTGCCATTTGCTGCAAAAGGCATCAATCAGCAGATTGAAGAGGCAATACTAAGGGCTAATAGATTGGGAGTTAAAGTTATTAGTCTTGCTGCTTTAAATAAG AATGAGGCTCTCAATGGAGGTGGAACACTATTCGTTGACAAGCATCCAGATCTTAAGGTTCGAGTCGTCCACGGTAATACTTTAACAGCTGCAGTGATACTAAATGAGATCCCTGAGGATGTCACTGAGGTGTTTTTGACTGGAGCAACTTCAAAGCTAGGAAGGGCTATTGCCCTTTATCTTTGCAGAAAAGGAGTTCGAGTTCTT ATGCTGACTCAATCAACCGAAAGATTTCGAAAAATTCAGAAAGAAGCACCAGCTGATTATCAGAAGTATCTAGTTCAAGTGACGAAGTACCAAGCAGCACAACATTGCAAG ACATGGATAGTTGGAAAGTGGATCACAGCAAGAGAGCAAAGGTTTGCCCCATCTGGAACTCATTTCCATCAATTCGTGGTACCACCCGTGCTTCAGTTCAGAAGAGACTGCAGTTATGGTGATCTGGCTGCTATGAAATTACCCAAAGACGTTGAAGGACTAGGATCTTGCGAG TATACAATGGAACGAGGGGTCGTCCACGCCTGCCATGCCGGGGGAGTCGTGCATTCACTGGAAGGATGGACTCATCACGAAGTCGGGGCATTGGACGTTGACAGGATAGAGGTAGTATGGAAAGCAGCATTGAAGCATGGGTTGAAGCCAGTGTCGAGCACCAGATGA
- the LOC140959537 gene encoding mannosyltransferase APTG1-like isoform X1, whose product MRRRKDQAIQAPVDEDINKKPTLSRYCSPVNKIFTLCLVLRIINSLLVQTYFNADEHWQSLEVAHRIAFGYGHLTWEWRKGLRSYLHPLLFAALYKILAFLRLDSPWFMTRTPRLLQSVFAALGDLYLYKLSKILFGDRAANWALFAQLTNWFMFFCITRTLSNCLESVLTLVSLYYWPCIRVSPNAVSSSSRKFALAMAALACAIRPTSAVIWIYVGTSELLLTRDKLKFVLFDALPIGALVLGLTTLLDRLMYGSWVIVPLNFVKFNFLSSGGDYYGTHPWHWYFSQGFTVMVFTYLPFSFAGFIMSKQWKLCGLVAWVLGTYSLLGHKEFRFVLPVLPLALMFSGYSLAKLGLSELSKTKLKESSSSYVKRLSKLRMVVFFLLLTNIPMALYMSMVHQRGSEDVMNYLSKEASENKVKNILFLTPCHATPYYSTLHHDHPMRFLDCTPSEDKGMLDESDQFLLHPLGFATELVRNWSLPSHIVLFDAQEKLVKEFFLSRGFCEVRRFFHAHFKVDRELQSSVVVYALQGY is encoded by the exons ATGAGGAGAAGAAAAGATCAAGCAATTCAAGCACCCGTGGATGAAGATATCAACAAGAAACCCACGCTCAGTAGATATTGTTCGCCAGTGAACAAGATATTTACGCTTTGTTTGGTTCTGCGAATAATTAACTCATTGCTTGTGCAGACATATTTCAATGCAGATGAACACTGGCAATCTCTTGAAGTTGCTCATAGAATCGCTTTTGG GTATGGACATTTGACGTGGGAATGGAGAAAAGGTTTAAGGAGTTACTTGCATCCTCTTCTCTTTGCTGCTCTTTATAAAATCCTTGCCTTTCTCCGGCTTGATTCACCTTGGTTCATG ACAAGGACCCCTCGATTGCTGCAGTCTGTATTCGCAGCTTTGGGTGATCTATACTTGTACAAATTATCCAAGATCTTGTTTGGGGACCGTGCTGCAAATTGGGCA CTCTTCGCACAACTGACCAACTGGTTCATGTTTTTCTGTATCACTCGTACGTTATCTAATTGTTTAGAGTCGGTTCTCACACTCGTGAGTTTGTACTACTGGCCTTGCATTAGAGTATCTCCCAATGCAGTTTCCTCTAGTTCAAGAAAGTTTGCGTTGGCCATGGCAGCACTAGCATGTGCCATTCGGCCGACAAGTGCTGTCATATGGATTTATGTTGGTACTTCGGAGTTGTTGTTGACTCGTGATAAGCTAAAGTTTGTCCTTTTCGATGCCCTTCCAATTGG GGCACTGGTGCTTGGTCTCACTACATTATTGGATCGTTTAATGTATGGTTCATGGGTGATCGTACCTCTGAACTTTGTAAAATTCAATTTCCTTTCTTCTGGTGGAGACTATTATGGAACTCATCCATGGCACTGGTACTTTTCTCAAGGATTTACTGTCATGGTATTTACATATCTACCATTTTCCTTCGCTGGTTTTATCATGTCTAAACAGTGGAAGCTTTGTGGACTGGTTGCATGGGTTTTAGGAACATATAGTCTCCTTGGTCACAAAGAATTCAG GTTTGTTCTTCCTGTACTTCCTTTAGCACTGATGTTCTCTGGGTACTCGTTAGCGAAGTTAGGCTTATCTGAATTGTCAAAGACAAAACTGAAAGAGAGTTCAAGCTCGTATGTTAAGCGCCTTTCCAAGCTGCGAATGGTGGTCTTCTTCTTGCTCCTTACCAATATCCCAATGGCATTATATATGAGTATGGTTCACCAG AGAGGAAGTGAGGATGTAATGAACTATCTCTCGAAGGAGGCTAGCGAGAACAAAGTGAAAAATATACTCTTCTTGACACCATGCCACGCCACACCATACTACTCAACATTGCATCATGATCATCCTATGCGTTTCTTGGATTGCACACCAAG CGAAGACAAAGGAATGTTGGATGAGTCTGATCAATTTTTACTGCATCCACTTGGTTTTGCGACCGAGTTGGTCAGAAACTGGTCTTTACCTAGCCACATTGTACTGTTTGATGCACAAGAAAAGCTAGTAAAGGAGTTCTTTTTGTCACGTGGTTTCTGCGag GTAAGGCGATTCTTTCATGCTCACTTCAAGGTGGATCGAGAATTACAGTCATCGGTTGTTGTTTATGCGCTCCAAGGCTACTAA
- the LOC140959537 gene encoding mannosyltransferase APTG1-like isoform X2 encodes MKISTRNPRSTYFNADEHWQSLEVAHRIAFGYGHLTWEWRKGLRSYLHPLLFAALYKILAFLRLDSPWFMTRTPRLLQSVFAALGDLYLYKLSKILFGDRAANWALFAQLTNWFMFFCITRTLSNCLESVLTLVSLYYWPCIRVSPNAVSSSSRKFALAMAALACAIRPTSAVIWIYVGTSELLLTRDKLKFVLFDALPIGALVLGLTTLLDRLMYGSWVIVPLNFVKFNFLSSGGDYYGTHPWHWYFSQGFTVMVFTYLPFSFAGFIMSKQWKLCGLVAWVLGTYSLLGHKEFRFVLPVLPLALMFSGYSLAKLGLSELSKTKLKESSSSYVKRLSKLRMVVFFLLLTNIPMALYMSMVHQRGSEDVMNYLSKEASENKVKNILFLTPCHATPYYSTLHHDHPMRFLDCTPSEDKGMLDESDQFLLHPLGFATELVRNWSLPSHIVLFDAQEKLVKEFFLSRGFCEVRRFFHAHFKVDRELQSSVVVYALQGY; translated from the exons ATGAAGATATCAACAAGAAACCCACGCTCA ACATATTTCAATGCAGATGAACACTGGCAATCTCTTGAAGTTGCTCATAGAATCGCTTTTGG GTATGGACATTTGACGTGGGAATGGAGAAAAGGTTTAAGGAGTTACTTGCATCCTCTTCTCTTTGCTGCTCTTTATAAAATCCTTGCCTTTCTCCGGCTTGATTCACCTTGGTTCATG ACAAGGACCCCTCGATTGCTGCAGTCTGTATTCGCAGCTTTGGGTGATCTATACTTGTACAAATTATCCAAGATCTTGTTTGGGGACCGTGCTGCAAATTGGGCA CTCTTCGCACAACTGACCAACTGGTTCATGTTTTTCTGTATCACTCGTACGTTATCTAATTGTTTAGAGTCGGTTCTCACACTCGTGAGTTTGTACTACTGGCCTTGCATTAGAGTATCTCCCAATGCAGTTTCCTCTAGTTCAAGAAAGTTTGCGTTGGCCATGGCAGCACTAGCATGTGCCATTCGGCCGACAAGTGCTGTCATATGGATTTATGTTGGTACTTCGGAGTTGTTGTTGACTCGTGATAAGCTAAAGTTTGTCCTTTTCGATGCCCTTCCAATTGG GGCACTGGTGCTTGGTCTCACTACATTATTGGATCGTTTAATGTATGGTTCATGGGTGATCGTACCTCTGAACTTTGTAAAATTCAATTTCCTTTCTTCTGGTGGAGACTATTATGGAACTCATCCATGGCACTGGTACTTTTCTCAAGGATTTACTGTCATGGTATTTACATATCTACCATTTTCCTTCGCTGGTTTTATCATGTCTAAACAGTGGAAGCTTTGTGGACTGGTTGCATGGGTTTTAGGAACATATAGTCTCCTTGGTCACAAAGAATTCAG GTTTGTTCTTCCTGTACTTCCTTTAGCACTGATGTTCTCTGGGTACTCGTTAGCGAAGTTAGGCTTATCTGAATTGTCAAAGACAAAACTGAAAGAGAGTTCAAGCTCGTATGTTAAGCGCCTTTCCAAGCTGCGAATGGTGGTCTTCTTCTTGCTCCTTACCAATATCCCAATGGCATTATATATGAGTATGGTTCACCAG AGAGGAAGTGAGGATGTAATGAACTATCTCTCGAAGGAGGCTAGCGAGAACAAAGTGAAAAATATACTCTTCTTGACACCATGCCACGCCACACCATACTACTCAACATTGCATCATGATCATCCTATGCGTTTCTTGGATTGCACACCAAG CGAAGACAAAGGAATGTTGGATGAGTCTGATCAATTTTTACTGCATCCACTTGGTTTTGCGACCGAGTTGGTCAGAAACTGGTCTTTACCTAGCCACATTGTACTGTTTGATGCACAAGAAAAGCTAGTAAAGGAGTTCTTTTTGTCACGTGGTTTCTGCGag GTAAGGCGATTCTTTCATGCTCACTTCAAGGTGGATCGAGAATTACAGTCATCGGTTGTTGTTTATGCGCTCCAAGGCTACTAA